The Thermococcus sp. genome has a segment encoding these proteins:
- the purL gene encoding phosphoribosylformylglycinamidine synthase subunit PurL: MFPHEEKIIREKLGREPNEVEWAMLEVMWSEHASYKSSRPWLKLLPTKNEHVILGPGEDAGIVKFDDKTWIVVGIESHNHPSAVEPYGGAATGVGGIVRDILCMGARPIALLDLIRFGPLEKERNRYLFEYVVKSIADYGNRIGVPTVGGETEFDESLDNYTLVNVACVGIMRPEHLVHSYVTEAGLKLVLVGNRTGRDGIHGVTFASEELGEKAEEEDRSAVQIPDSFTEKLLIEATLGAVYTGRVRALKDLGGGGLTCAASEIAGKRRFGAIIHVDKVPLREPGMTPTEIMISESQERMLFAVKPEDVSALGGIFEKYGLEWAVVGEVIEEPRFIVYWKGEKVADLPVELLAHVPTIEWKMRPYSAERSVETPDVSFSEAFDLVWGSPNIVSKRWVWESYDHEVQGRTVLKPGRDSAVLKLNDEYGLAFVADGNPNHSYLNPYHGAMGAVAEVVRNLVSVGAEPLALVDNLNFASPERPEVYWSFAETINGLAEGAKAFGLAYVSGNVSFYNEVAGRPIKPTPVVAGLGKAKLEEIPEMGLGDGLFIGIVGITKAELGGSELFSRLGVEGGFAPRVNLVDERASAEGILRAIRKGLVRAVHDVSRGGLVVALSEMAVAGRAGFMVDLSKVLAEISNPVEIAFSESHGRYIVAFWEETLDELKALFKHFTVIGKAGGKDAVFLWNGKELLRKPVSELEAVHKSLPRLLGGEG; encoded by the coding sequence ATGTTCCCTCACGAGGAGAAAATCATTAGGGAAAAGCTTGGAAGGGAGCCGAACGAAGTTGAATGGGCCATGCTTGAGGTGATGTGGAGCGAGCATGCCTCCTATAAATCGAGCAGGCCCTGGTTAAAGCTTTTACCAACAAAAAACGAGCACGTAATCTTGGGCCCTGGCGAAGATGCTGGGATAGTGAAATTCGACGACAAAACATGGATAGTCGTTGGAATCGAGAGCCACAACCATCCTTCCGCTGTGGAACCCTACGGCGGTGCCGCCACAGGCGTCGGCGGAATAGTGAGGGACATACTGTGCATGGGTGCGAGGCCGATAGCGCTCCTCGACCTGATACGCTTCGGGCCACTGGAGAAGGAGAGAAACAGATACCTCTTCGAGTACGTCGTCAAGAGCATAGCCGACTACGGCAACAGGATAGGGGTTCCGACCGTTGGGGGCGAAACGGAGTTCGATGAGAGCTTGGATAACTACACGCTCGTTAACGTTGCCTGCGTCGGAATAATGAGGCCGGAACACCTCGTCCACAGCTACGTAACTGAAGCCGGTCTGAAGCTCGTCCTAGTCGGCAACAGAACCGGAAGGGACGGGATTCATGGAGTTACATTCGCGAGCGAAGAGCTGGGCGAGAAGGCGGAGGAGGAAGATCGCTCGGCGGTTCAGATTCCCGACTCCTTCACCGAGAAATTACTCATTGAAGCTACTCTTGGGGCCGTTTACACCGGCAGGGTAAGGGCCCTAAAGGATCTGGGCGGTGGCGGTTTAACATGTGCGGCATCGGAAATCGCAGGCAAGAGGAGATTTGGAGCCATAATCCACGTCGATAAGGTTCCACTACGCGAACCGGGGATGACTCCAACGGAAATCATGATTTCGGAGAGCCAGGAGCGGATGCTCTTCGCGGTTAAGCCCGAGGACGTTAGTGCCTTAGGAGGGATATTCGAAAAATACGGCCTCGAATGGGCAGTCGTCGGCGAAGTCATCGAGGAGCCGAGGTTCATCGTCTACTGGAAGGGTGAGAAGGTCGCCGACCTTCCGGTTGAACTCCTGGCGCACGTTCCCACGATAGAGTGGAAGATGAGGCCCTACAGCGCCGAGAGATCGGTTGAAACTCCCGATGTTTCATTCAGCGAGGCCTTCGACCTCGTCTGGGGCAGTCCGAACATCGTAAGCAAGCGCTGGGTCTGGGAAAGCTACGACCATGAGGTTCAGGGGAGGACCGTCCTCAAACCTGGAAGGGATTCCGCGGTGCTCAAGCTCAACGACGAGTACGGTTTGGCTTTCGTTGCCGATGGTAACCCGAACCACAGCTATCTTAACCCCTACCATGGCGCTATGGGGGCCGTTGCTGAAGTCGTTAGAAACCTCGTGAGTGTCGGGGCTGAGCCCCTCGCTTTGGTGGACAACCTCAACTTCGCCTCGCCCGAGAGGCCCGAGGTCTACTGGAGCTTCGCTGAGACGATTAATGGGCTGGCTGAGGGTGCCAAGGCCTTTGGTTTGGCGTACGTCAGCGGGAACGTCAGCTTCTACAACGAGGTTGCAGGAAGGCCGATAAAGCCTACTCCTGTGGTTGCAGGCCTCGGGAAGGCCAAGCTTGAGGAAATCCCGGAGATGGGGCTGGGCGATGGACTGTTCATAGGCATCGTTGGGATAACGAAGGCCGAACTCGGTGGTTCGGAGCTGTTCTCAAGGCTCGGCGTCGAAGGTGGCTTTGCCCCGCGCGTGAACCTTGTAGATGAAAGGGCCAGCGCCGAGGGGATTCTGAGGGCTATACGGAAAGGCCTCGTCAGAGCGGTTCATGACGTTAGCAGGGGTGGACTAGTGGTAGCTTTATCGGAAATGGCCGTGGCAGGGAGAGCAGGCTTCATGGTTGACCTCTCAAAGGTTCTCGCTGAAATCTCTAACCCGGTGGAAATAGCTTTCAGCGAAAGCCACGGGCGCTACATAGTTGCCTTCTGGGAGGAGACCCTTGACGAGCTTAAAGCACTCTTCAAACACTTCACGGTCATCGGAAAGGCGGGAGGAAAAGACGCGGTCTTCCTCTGGAACGGGAAGGAGCTTCTCAGGAAGCCCGTGTCGGAGCTTGAAGCGGTTCACAAATCCCTACCAAGGCTTTTAGGTGGAGAGGGATGA
- a CDS encoding TonB-dependent receptor codes for MGYTVYYRCRIERWVEFKAFLSRVCWGLGMEFHDKGDSVLIKPKCYPVEPLRLKRIGGGFVKTNLVEPCHSLYLLILQSAASFGSVSVWED; via the coding sequence TTGGGATACACGGTGTACTACAGGTGCCGCATCGAGAGGTGGGTGGAGTTCAAGGCCTTTTTAAGCCGGGTCTGCTGGGGATTGGGGATGGAGTTCCACGATAAAGGAGACTCAGTTTTGATAAAACCAAAATGTTACCCAGTGGAGCCCCTTAGACTGAAGAGAATCGGGGGAGGATTCGTTAAGACGAACCTCGTTGAGCCGTGTCACTCACTATACCTCCTCATCCTTCAATCTGCTGCGTCATTTGGCTCTGTCTCCGTCTGGGAGGACTGA
- a CDS encoding formate--phosphoribosylaminoimidazolecarboxamide ligase, translating into MRVSTYASHSALQILKGAKDEGFETVAFGKARVKPLYTRYFPVADYFIEGSYPEEKLLELDAVVIPTGSFVAHLGIELVEKMRVPYYGNKEILKWESDRSLERRWLEKAKLRLPRVYEDPDDIDGPVIVKPHGAKGGRGYFLAKGPGDFWKKAERLGINDKEDLAGIQIQEYVLGVPVYPHYFYSKLNRELELMSIDRRYESNVDAIGRIPAKEQLSLEPNTNYTVIGNIPLVLRESLLMDVLEAGERVVEAAEELMGGLWGPFCLEGVFTEELEFVVFEISARIVAGTNPFVHGSPYSWLRYDKPVSTGRRIAMELRQAEDEERLDEILT; encoded by the coding sequence ATGAGGGTTTCAACGTATGCCTCCCACTCTGCCCTTCAGATTTTGAAGGGCGCCAAGGACGAGGGTTTTGAGACGGTTGCCTTTGGAAAGGCCAGGGTTAAGCCCCTCTACACGAGGTACTTTCCTGTGGCGGACTACTTCATTGAGGGAAGCTATCCTGAGGAAAAGCTCCTTGAACTGGATGCCGTCGTTATTCCCACCGGTTCCTTCGTGGCCCACCTTGGCATTGAGCTTGTCGAGAAGATGCGCGTCCCCTACTACGGCAACAAAGAGATCCTGAAGTGGGAGAGCGACCGCTCACTGGAGAGGAGGTGGCTTGAGAAGGCGAAGCTTCGCCTCCCGAGGGTTTACGAGGATCCAGACGACATAGACGGGCCGGTCATAGTCAAGCCCCACGGGGCGAAGGGTGGGAGGGGCTACTTTTTGGCTAAGGGTCCCGGGGACTTCTGGAAGAAAGCCGAGAGGCTCGGCATTAATGACAAGGAGGACCTGGCAGGGATTCAGATTCAGGAGTACGTCCTCGGCGTTCCGGTTTACCCCCACTACTTCTACTCAAAGCTCAACCGCGAGCTGGAGCTGATGAGCATAGACCGGCGTTACGAGAGCAATGTAGATGCAATAGGAAGGATTCCAGCCAAAGAACAGCTTTCCCTTGAACCCAACACCAACTACACGGTGATAGGCAACATCCCGCTCGTCCTGAGGGAGAGCCTGCTGATGGACGTCCTCGAAGCAGGAGAGCGGGTTGTGGAAGCGGCGGAGGAGCTCATGGGCGGTCTCTGGGGGCCGTTTTGCCTTGAGGGGGTCTTCACCGAGGAGCTTGAGTTCGTCGTCTTCGAGATTTCTGCCAGGATAGTCGCTGGAACGAACCCCTTCGTCCACGGCTCCCCCTACAGCTGGCTCCGCTACGATAAGCCCGTCAGCACGGGAAGGAGAATCGCCATGGAGCTGAGGCAGGCCGAGGACGAGGAAAGGCTCGACGAGATTTTGACGTGA
- a CDS encoding GMP synthase subunit A: MILIMDNGGQYVHRIWRTLRYIGVEAKIIPNTTPLEEIMAMNPKGIIFSGGPDIEKTGNCSAILEHYDEFNVPILGICLGHQLIARYFGGKVGRGEKAEYSLVEVEILEENGIFRGLPKRLKVWESHMDEVKELPEGFRLLARSETCPVEAMKHESLPIYGVQFHPEVFHTERGSDVYRNFAELCGEP; encoded by the coding sequence ATGATCCTGATTATGGACAATGGAGGTCAATACGTTCACAGGATTTGGAGGACGCTCCGCTACATCGGCGTCGAGGCCAAGATAATCCCAAACACGACGCCGCTTGAGGAGATAATGGCCATGAATCCGAAGGGCATAATCTTCTCAGGCGGCCCGGACATCGAGAAGACCGGCAACTGCTCCGCCATCCTGGAGCATTACGATGAGTTCAACGTCCCAATCCTCGGTATCTGCCTCGGCCACCAGCTCATAGCGAGATACTTCGGCGGAAAGGTCGGTAGGGGAGAAAAAGCCGAGTACAGCCTCGTTGAGGTGGAGATATTGGAAGAAAACGGGATTTTCCGCGGGCTTCCGAAGAGGCTCAAGGTCTGGGAGAGCCACATGGATGAGGTGAAAGAGCTTCCGGAGGGCTTCAGGCTTTTGGCTAGGAGCGAGACCTGTCCCGTTGAGGCCATGAAACACGAGAGCCTTCCTATCTACGGCGTGCAGTTTCATCCTGAGGTCTTCCACACGGAGAGGGGTTCAGATGTTTACCGCAACTTCGCGGAGCTCTGCGGGGAACCCTAA
- a CDS encoding DUF2101 family protein translates to MSIEDALYSVGESVDSCGRWLRQFIFPRPSKEPPSFKHLRRLIKRDLTVHEFLSLTLQLAFIFYLVVNLILLLLRLDVLWILLTAPPYFLYIRYIIVRNREFFLEPEPYRMFYYWIFGISFASFAGYAMMRIVATTVYYYMGYLAVILGVILMFRHYFRSRYGREWTYGTVEEVKGDAARVFVHDDLAANVKPGYYWVDAVPEAKPGRVVKLLIENRAIKGAVPVRILEVYLGGQSSQTETEPNDAAD, encoded by the coding sequence ATGTCCATTGAAGACGCTCTATACAGTGTAGGGGAGTCGGTGGATTCCTGCGGCCGATGGCTCCGGCAGTTCATCTTCCCACGGCCCTCAAAAGAGCCTCCCTCCTTCAAACATTTAAGAAGGCTGATAAAACGGGATCTGACGGTCCATGAATTTTTGAGCCTGACGCTCCAACTTGCTTTCATCTTTTATCTGGTCGTGAACCTGATACTCTTACTTCTGCGGCTGGATGTACTGTGGATCCTCCTCACGGCCCCACCGTATTTTCTGTACATAAGGTACATAATAGTGAGGAACAGAGAATTTTTCCTTGAACCGGAACCGTATAGGATGTTCTACTACTGGATCTTCGGGATCTCATTCGCATCATTTGCAGGGTATGCGATGATGCGCATTGTGGCAACGACGGTGTACTACTACATGGGCTATCTGGCGGTTATACTCGGGGTTATCCTCATGTTCAGGCACTACTTCAGATCCCGGTACGGACGTGAGTGGACCTATGGAACCGTGGAGGAGGTAAAGGGCGACGCCGCAAGGGTCTTCGTACACGATGACCTAGCTGCTAACGTCAAGCCCGGTTACTACTGGGTCGATGCCGTTCCAGAGGCCAAACCAGGAAGGGTGGTTAAGCTCCTGATAGAAAACCGGGCCATCAAAGGTGCGGTACCGGTGAGGATCCTTGAAGTATACCTAGGAGGTCAGTCCTCCCAGACGGAGACAGAGCCAAATGACGCAGCAGATTGA
- a CDS encoding DUF4932 domain-containing protein has product MSKIVDINNISKLFRQDFITKNVKLDSEKVMLTNETFVRAFEAYYILETQGNQSAERFIENQESIGFYLVGRIYQAYLTDYLPNRGKYPTFESFMPELARLIDIWYREGFWRNVSLEPTIRMAFVAFKTKGVKVYSPNLSESSYVKSYVNMLEKGGFEVTFTEGPGSGNLIVIAPLSSPVVSRLNRYVEIRGNSVVLNGVKHSNGVFIVEALNNPAGEGYVLLIAGSPDVFKRKPSRGGNENLLNYHYFVYITSLKRVVAFG; this is encoded by the coding sequence ATGTCCAAAATTGTTGATATTAACAATATCTCAAAATTATTCCGACAGGATTTTATCACTAAGAATGTGAAGTTAGATTCAGAGAAAGTTATGCTGACAAATGAAACCTTTGTTAGGGCTTTCGAGGCCTACTACATACTCGAAACTCAGGGTAATCAAAGCGCCGAGAGGTTCATAGAGAACCAGGAGAGCATCGGTTTCTACCTTGTGGGGAGGATATATCAAGCATATCTCACAGATTACCTTCCAAACAGGGGCAAATACCCTACCTTCGAGAGCTTCATGCCAGAACTCGCAAGACTCATTGATATCTGGTATAGAGAGGGCTTCTGGAGGAACGTTTCATTGGAGCCGACTATAAGAATGGCCTTTGTGGCGTTTAAAACGAAGGGTGTTAAGGTGTATTCCCCAAACCTCTCGGAGAGCTCCTACGTTAAAAGCTACGTTAATATGCTTGAGAAGGGCGGATTTGAGGTGACGTTCACGGAGGGGCCTGGAAGTGGCAATCTGATTGTCATTGCACCGCTAAGCTCTCCCGTTGTTAGTAGGCTCAACAGATACGTGGAGATTAGAGGTAACTCTGTCGTTCTCAACGGGGTTAAACATTCCAATGGGGTTTTCATCGTCGAAGCTCTGAATAACCCTGCGGGCGAAGGGTACGTCCTGTTAATAGCAGGATCACCTGACGTGTTCAAAAGGAAGCCCTCCAGAGGTGGGAATGAAAACCTGCTGAACTATCATTATTTCGTCTACATAACGAGTCTTAAAAGAGTCGTCGCCTTCGGATAA
- the guaA gene encoding glutamine-hydrolyzing GMP synthase, giving the protein MWEGFIKEKVEEIRETVGDGRAIIALSGGVDSSTAAILAHKAIGDKLHAVFVNTGFMRKGEPEFVVKTFRDEFGLNLHYIDAGERFFNALKGVTDPEEKRKIIGRVFIEVFEEVAKEINADFLIQGTIAPDWIESKGKIKSHHNVGGLPERLNLKLIEPLRDLYKDEVRGLAKELGLPEKIYNRMPFPGPGLAVRVLGEVTPEKVAIVREANAIVEEEIEKAGLRPWQAFAVLLGVKTVGVQGDIRAYKETIAVRIVESLDGMTANAMNVPFEVLRRIAFRITGEIPEVGRVLYDITNKPPATIEFE; this is encoded by the coding sequence ATGTGGGAGGGGTTCATTAAAGAGAAGGTCGAGGAGATTAGGGAAACGGTCGGCGATGGTAGGGCGATAATAGCGCTCAGCGGTGGCGTTGACAGCTCAACTGCCGCGATACTCGCCCACAAAGCGATAGGCGATAAGCTCCACGCGGTCTTTGTCAACACCGGCTTCATGAGGAAGGGCGAACCTGAATTTGTTGTCAAAACCTTCAGGGACGAGTTCGGTCTCAACCTGCACTACATAGATGCGGGCGAGCGCTTTTTCAATGCCCTCAAGGGCGTCACAGACCCGGAGGAGAAGAGGAAGATAATCGGCAGGGTCTTCATCGAGGTGTTTGAAGAAGTAGCGAAGGAAATCAACGCGGACTTCCTCATTCAGGGAACGATAGCCCCGGACTGGATCGAGAGCAAGGGCAAGATAAAGAGCCACCACAACGTCGGTGGTTTGCCCGAGAGGCTCAACCTCAAGCTCATCGAGCCCCTCAGAGACCTCTACAAGGACGAAGTCAGGGGGCTGGCAAAAGAACTTGGCCTGCCGGAGAAGATATACAACAGAATGCCCTTCCCGGGGCCTGGCCTTGCCGTCCGCGTCCTCGGTGAGGTTACGCCGGAGAAGGTCGCCATTGTTAGGGAGGCGAACGCCATAGTTGAGGAAGAGATCGAGAAGGCCGGTTTAAGACCGTGGCAGGCCTTCGCGGTTCTGCTGGGGGTGAAGACCGTCGGCGTTCAGGGCGACATAAGGGCCTACAAGGAAACAATCGCTGTCCGCATCGTTGAGAGCCTCGACGGCATGACAGCCAACGCGATGAACGTCCCCTTCGAGGTTCTCCGGAGGATAGCGTTCCGTATTACAGGCGAGATACCCGAGGTTGGAAGGGTGCTCTACGACATCACCAACAAGCCGCCCGCGACCATAGAGTTCGAGTGA
- a CDS encoding ABC transporter permease: MKNKFKAVISVAYLNLTSLFRSPLWIFAQLLTPIGITLILYFLGGEKALLYGLIGAIVATVVHTSLSVARLVVILKLIGFQDIFVASPVTPLEYMLGLSLSRFIGALPATFIFIALMFYKLPLTFQSFALVMLLILLTWIQFSLIAFSVSLYIKNLVHVDAVTMILSTALILLPPVYYPLAKLPPLFQKIALLIPTTYTAEILRNALLNGSDYLTYLVGILIYCGISIALISKKLSWGV; the protein is encoded by the coding sequence ATGAAAAATAAGTTTAAGGCCGTAATCTCGGTTGCATATTTAAATCTGACATCATTATTCCGTTCTCCGCTATGGATATTTGCCCAACTATTGACGCCCATAGGAATTACCTTAATTCTATATTTCCTGGGGGGTGAAAAAGCTCTTTTGTATGGGCTTATTGGAGCTATAGTGGCCACAGTAGTCCATACCAGCCTCAGCGTTGCACGTTTAGTTGTCATACTAAAACTCATCGGGTTTCAAGATATCTTTGTAGCCTCTCCAGTCACTCCTTTAGAGTATATGCTCGGCTTATCACTTTCAAGATTCATTGGCGCTCTTCCTGCAACGTTCATATTTATTGCATTAATGTTCTATAAGCTTCCGCTGACTTTCCAGTCCTTTGCCTTAGTCATGCTTCTAATACTGCTTACTTGGATACAATTCAGCTTAATAGCATTCTCTGTCTCATTGTATATAAAGAACTTAGTGCATGTTGATGCTGTAACGATGATACTTTCAACTGCATTAATTCTGCTTCCTCCAGTGTATTATCCCTTAGCCAAATTACCTCCTCTTTTCCAAAAGATAGCCCTGTTAATACCTACCACTTACACAGCAGAAATCCTAAGAAATGCACTTCTAAATGGTTCTGACTATTTAACGTACCTCGTGGGTATTTTGATTTACTGTGGTATTTCAATAGCTTTGATCTCAAAAAAACTGAGCTGGGGTGTATGA